Below is a window of Leucobacter sp. Psy1 DNA.
CCACACTCGATCCGGCCCTGGTCCCCGTGCTCCAGCTGTGCGACGCCCCGCTCGAGACTCCGCAGGAGTTCGAGATCTCAGGACCGCTGCCGCGCGGCATGACCGCCGACGGGGAGCCGCGCAAGGTGGAGTCGCGTGCCTTCAGACTCCCTCCGGGGGACGGGGAGCTGCCGCTCCTCGACCTGATTCGCGCGGTGCCCTCGGGCCTGCCGATCAGTGTCGAGGTGCCGAATGCGCCACTGTTCGAGCAGCTCGGCGCGGTCGGGTACGCACGGTACCTCCTCGAACGCGCGAGATCAATGGTGCATGCGGCCGGAATCGTGGCCGACGCATGACCGCTCAGGAAGACCGGCCCAGGAGCGCGCATGCGCAGAGCTGGCTGCTCGGTCTGCTGGGAGAGAACATCGGCGGGTCCATGTCGCCCCTCCTGCAGGAGAGCGAGGCGCAGCGGCAGGGACTCCCGCTCCTCTATCGCCTGCTCGACTCGGAGCAGATGGGGGTCGCAGAACCCGACTGGGCCGCTCTCGTGAGTGAGGCGCAACGCATGAGCTTCAACGGGCTGAACGTCACGCACCCCGCGAAGCAAGCGATCTTCCCGGCGCTCGACGAGCTCACTCCCGATGCCGAACTGCTCGGCGCCGTGAACACGGTGGTGTTCCGGGAGGGACAGGCGATCGGCATGAACACCGATCACCTCGGTTTCAGTGAGGCGCTGGCGTCCATTCGCACCGAGAGCGCACCGACCCGCATGGGGCACGTGGTGCAGTTGGGGGCGGGCGGCGCCGGGGCGGCCACGGCGTACTCGCTTCTGCAGGCGGGGGCCGAGCGTCTGTCGATCGCGGATGTCGATCGGGAGCGCGTCTCCGCGCTCATCGATCGACTTTCCGCACAGTTCGATCGGTCGCGCATGGTGGCGCTGCGACTCGATGAAGCGCCGGAGGCCGTCCGGCTGGCGGACGGTCTCGTGAATAGCACCCCGATCGGTATGACTGGAGTGTCGGATGCGAGTCCGGTCGATGTCGGTGCACTGCATTCGCGACTCTGGGTCGGCGATGTCGTGTACCGTCCGCTGCAGACGACCCTCGTGCGCGCGGCTGAGGCTCTGGGGTGCAGGGTGTTCGGGGGTGGCCGGATGGTGGTTGGCCAGGCGGTCGCTTCGTTCGGGATGTTCACCGGCCGGCAGGCAGACCGCGATGCGATGTACGAGGTGTTCTTGGAGGCCACGCGCGGGTGAATGCGGGGGTGGATCGCTTCCGTGCCCTATGAGTCGGTCTGACGCCGCTCCGGGATGGTCTGCTGGGGTTTCCTGTTCGCGTCGGGCCCCTCGCTCCAGGCGCCCCAGCGTGTGCCGAGAGCGAATACTCGGTGGTCGAGGATCTGTAGATGTTGGTTCATGTGGTCGATCCTGTCGCCGAGAGCGGTGGTTTCGGTAGCAATCTTGTCGCGAAGGTTGTGTTCGACGGTGTCGATCTTGGTGTTGAGGTTGTGTTCGACGGTGTCGATCTTGGTGTTGAGGTTGTGTTCGACGGTGTCGATCTTGGTGTTGAGGTTGTGTTCGACGGTGTCGATCTTGGTGTTGAGGTTGTGTTCGACGGTGTCGATCTTGGTGTTGAGGTTGTGTTCGACGGTGTCGATCTTGGTGTTGAGGTTGCGTTCGACGGTGTCGATTCTGCCGCCGAGATCTTGGGTGGCGGTCTCGAGCACCTTCTCCGTGGAGGCGATGCGCTCGCCGAGAACCTGGTCTCCCATTGAGATCTGCAGTGAGAGCTCACCGACTTGTTTCGACACGTGCTGCTTCACGGCCTTCTTTCCTCGGAAGTAGAAAACGAAGATCGAGAGAACGCCGACGACGAGAGTGATGAAGGTCGATACGCCAGCCAGCGTGTCGATCGATCCGGTGAGCGAGTTCATGCGGTCATCCTCTCCTGCTGATCACCTTGAGTTCGAGCGAGTGCAACTGTGACCGGAGGCACGGGAAGAGGAGGATTGGGGTCAGGAGCGTTGCGAACGTGATCCAGTCGTCTGGGGTCATCGGTATCCCTCATTTCGGTCAGCATGGCGGGGCCCACAGGCTGAGCCACATAAAATCGGCCTCGTTCTGAACACCACGATAGTGGTTGACACGTCTCGTGGGGTGCGTAATGGTGAATCTGTGGAAAACCCGCGGGTGAGTGGCCGGAAGCGAGGTCTGGGGACGAAGGGGAGTCCGCTTACCGCCCTCGCAGACGCTCGGTGAGTTGGTGCGCGTGCTGGAGGAGAAGCCGGCCGAGCTCGCTGCGACGCGCAGGGGTGAACCGTGACTCGATGCCCGTGAGACTGAGCGCCCAGGCCGGCTTGCCCGCCGGGTCGAACACCGCTGCGCCGAGCCCCCAGCTCCCCTCTACGATCAGACCGGGGTTCACGGCGTAGCCGAGTTGACGCGTCTCCGCGATCCGGGCCCGCACTGCAGCGGGGGTGTGCGCGGCTCCGTGCTCCGCCTCGAGTGATGCGCGGTCGAGATACCGGTCGATCCAGTCGTCTGATTCGAAGGCGAGCACTGCTGCGCCCGCGGACGCCACTCCGAGCGGAAACCGCTTGCCTTCGTAGAGGACGAAGGACCGAATCGGGAAGCTGCCGTCGCGTCGCGAGAGGCACACGGTCTCATCGCCTCGACGGGCGGAGAGGAATGCGCTCTCACCGGTCGCCGCCGCGAGGGCCTGCAGGTGTTCGCGCGCGATGTCCGTGATGTCGTAGCGGTCCGCGGCGACGGAACCCATGAGGTAGAGCTCGGGCCCGAGTAGCCACCGGCCGGTCCCCTGATCCCGGTCCACGAATCCTTCTGCCGCCAGTGCGGTCAGCAGGCGATGAGCCGTCGGTCGGGTGATCCCGGACGCACCGGCCACGGTCGTCGTCCCGGCGCCCTCGGGCATCGATGCGCTCAGTGTTCTGAGTACTGCCCCGATCTTGCTCACGACCTGAGTTCCAGTGTCCATATTGTGGACGAT
It encodes the following:
- a CDS encoding shikimate dehydrogenase yields the protein MTAQEDRPRSAHAQSWLLGLLGENIGGSMSPLLQESEAQRQGLPLLYRLLDSEQMGVAEPDWAALVSEAQRMSFNGLNVTHPAKQAIFPALDELTPDAELLGAVNTVVFREGQAIGMNTDHLGFSEALASIRTESAPTRMGHVVQLGAGGAGAATAYSLLQAGAERLSIADVDRERVSALIDRLSAQFDRSRMVALRLDEAPEAVRLADGLVNSTPIGMTGVSDASPVDVGALHSRLWVGDVVYRPLQTTLVRAAEALGCRVFGGGRMVVGQAVASFGMFTGRQADRDAMYEVFLEATRG
- a CDS encoding IclR family transcriptional regulator; translated protein: MDTGTQVVSKIGAVLRTLSASMPEGAGTTTVAGASGITRPTAHRLLTALAAEGFVDRDQGTGRWLLGPELYLMGSVAADRYDITDIAREHLQALAAATGESAFLSARRGDETVCLSRRDGSFPIRSFVLYEGKRFPLGVASAGAAVLAFESDDWIDRYLDRASLEAEHGAAHTPAAVRARIAETRQLGYAVNPGLIVEGSWGLGAAVFDPAGKPAWALSLTGIESRFTPARRSELGRLLLQHAHQLTERLRGR